The Primulina eburnea isolate SZY01 chromosome 8, ASM2296580v1, whole genome shotgun sequence genome contains a region encoding:
- the LOC140838874 gene encoding molybdenum cofactor sulfurase-like, translating into MTTDPEKERFLKEFGGDYGYPGAPKNIDDLRANEFKRLNEVVYLDHAGAALYSELQMEAVFKDFNSTLYGNPHSQNNCSLTTGDIVGEARRQVLDFFNASPGEYKCVFTSGATAALKLVGETFPWSNRSTFMYTMENHNSVLGIREYALREGAAAIAVDIEANSVHNQRFSGKSAVNIRPHHVQIRGETWCGKEEFTSNTYNLFAFPSECNFSGQRFKLDLVNDIKEDSYEISGTFTPQRGHWMVLIDAAKGSATIPPDLSKYKADFVVCSFYKLFGYPTGIGALIIRNEHANLLKKTYFSGGTVAASIADIDFYKRRDGIEEYLEDGTISFLSIASLRHGFKILNDLTMSAISRHSVSLATYVRRSLVDMRHVNGKSACVVYGLNCQELLSSEMGPTVSFNLKRPDGSWFGYREVEKLASVSSIQLRTGCFCNPGACAKHLGLSHSDLLSNAEAGHICWDDHDVLNGKPTGSVRVSFGYMSTFEDARKFLKFIESTFVSLPVQSAYLDLMRQRPSQPLSEDASGVTARYFLKSIMVYPIKSCAGFNVESWPLSSTGLLHDREWLLKSLSGEILTQKKVPHMCYITTSVDLKLGVLFVESPRCNEKLQIKLISDSSVAEGEQIKTYYQRYEIPVCKNDIDVWFSSAIGLPCTLVRSSASENHLCSNRNDTIPQMCRDLQTKLNFVNEGQFLLISEASVIDLNSRLKSKLQNSSRGQFVEVSTSRFRPNLVVSGGEPYAEDRWRSIKIGDKNFASLGGCNRCQMINMTAKGGTVHRSNEPLATIASYRRLKGKIYFGILLRLDDNIEQDVYLCVGQEIFANTD; encoded by the exons ATGACCACCGACCCAGAGAAAGAACGATTCTTGAAGGAGTTCGGCGGGGATTATGGGTATCCTGGTGCTCCAAAAAACATTGATGATTTAAGGGCTAACGAATTCAAAAGATTGAATG AGGTAGTGTATTTGGACCATGCTGGAGCAGCTTTGTATTCCGAGTTACAAATGGAAGCCGTTTTCAAGGATTTCAACTCCACGCTCTATGGGAATCCTC ACAGCCAGAACAACTGTAGCTTGACGACTGGTGATATTGTTGGTGAGGCTCGCCGGCAG GTGCTTGATTTTTTTAATGCGTCCCCTGGAGAATATAAATGTGTCTTTACCTCTGGGGCAACAGCAGCACTGAAACTGGTTGGCGAAACGTTTCCATGGAGCAACCGAAGTACTTTTATGTATACCATGGAGAATCACAACAGTGTCCTTGGTATTAGGGA ATATGCTCTAAGAGAAGGAGCTGCAGCGATTGCAGTAGACATTGAAGCGAATTCCGTACATAATCAACGATTTAGTGGTAAATCTGCGGTAAATATTAGACCACACCATGTACAAATAAGAGGAGAAACCTGGTGTGGAAAAGAGGAGTTCACCA GCAACACATACAATTTATTTGCATTTCCTTCAGAATGCAACTTTTCAGGTCAGAGATTTAAACTTGACCTTGTAAATGATATCAAGGAAGATTCATATGAAATCTCTGGAACTTTTACGCCTCAAAG AGGGCACTGGATGGTTCTCATTGATGCTGCAAAAGGAAGTGCAACAATACCTCCCGATTTATCTAAATACAAGGCAGATTTTGTTGTCTGCTCATTCTATAAG ctaTTTGGATATCCGACAGGAATTGGAGCTCTTATTATCCGAAATG AACATGCAAATTTATTGAAGAAGACTTATTTTAGTGGAG GCACAGTGGCTGCATCCATTGCAGATATTGACTTTTATAAAAGAAGGGATGGTATTGAGGAATACCTTGAGGATGGAACTATATCATTTCTCAGCATTGCATCTCTTCGTCATGGGTTCAAAATCCTCAATGACTTAACTATGTCTGCGATATCCAG GCATTCGGTGTCACTTGCTACGTATGTGAGGAGATCGCTCGTGGACATGAGACATGTTAATGGCAAAAGTGCCTGTGTTGTATATGGCTTAAATTGTCAAGAG TTATTGTCCAGTGAAATGGGCCCTACAGTTTCATTTAACTTGAAAAGGCCAGATGGATCATGGTTTGGGTATCGGGAGGTGGAGAAATTGGCATCTGTATCAAGTATTCAGCTACGG ACAGGATGCTTTTGTAACCCTGGTGCATGTGCAAAACATCTCGGTTTGTCTCATTCAGATCTTCTTTCTAATGCTGAG GCAGGACACATATGCTGGGATGATCATGATGTATTGAATGGGAAGCCAACTGGATCTGTTAGAGTTTCATTTGGTTACATGTCAACATTTGAAGATGCTCGA aaatttttaaaattcattGAGAGTACATTCGTGTCCTTGCCTGTTCAATCTGCATACTTGGATTTAATGAGACAAAGGCCTTCTCAACCTCTGTCGGAAG ATGCTAGTGGAGTTACTGCTAGATATTTTTTGAAATCTATTATGGTGTATCCAATAAAATCATGTGCAGGGTTCAACGTGGAGAGCTGGCCTTTGAGTAGTACCG GATTATTACATGATAGAGAATGGCTTCTCAAGAGCTTGAGCGGGGAAATCCTAACCCAAAAAAAG GTTCCACATATGTGCTATATTACTACATCTGTTGATCTCAAACTTGGAGTACTTTTTGTCGAGTCACCTCGTTGCAATGAGAAACTACAGATTAAGCTCATATCAGATTCTTCAGTTGCTGAAGGAGAACAGATAAAAACATATTATCAAAG ATATGAAATCCCAGTTTGCAAAAATGACATCGATGTTTGGTTTAGCAGTGCCATTGGTTTGCCTTGCACACTTGTGAGGAGCTCCGCTTCCGAGAACCACTTGTGTTCTAACAGGAACGACACTATTCCTCAAATGTGCAGAGATTTACAGACAAAACTGAATTTTGTCAATGAAGGTCAATTTTTGCTCATATCTGAGGCAAGTGTTATCGATCTGAACAGCAGATTAAAGTCTA AATTGCAAAATAGCTCCCGTGGACAGTTTGTCGAAGTCTCTACATCCAGATTCCGCCCCAACTTAGTTGTGTCCGGTGGTGAACCCTATGCAGAAGATAGATGGAGAAGTATAAAGATCGGAGACAAAAATTTCGCT